A window of SAR324 cluster bacterium genomic DNA:
GAATTTCCGAGCTTTCCGTAAAAAGACCCAACCAAAGTCTTGGAACTACGAATAATACGACCGCACCAATACACATCATCAAAAGTGCTATTCTCATACAAGTTCGCCAGACCTCTTTGACTCTTCCAAGATCACCAGCACCAAAGTTAAAGCCCGTTAACGACAAAGCAGCTACATTTAGGCCTATCGTCGGCAATAACATAACCTGGACAATCCTCGTAGATACGCCAAAGGCCGCCACCGCACTTTTACCATAATCTGAGACAAAAAATAAAATTACGAAGAAATTCAATGCGATGAGCATCATGCTGATCGTAGAGGGTAATCCTTGACGAATCAGATCTCGCAATAAATCATGTTGAGGTTTGAAGTATTCGAACCTCAAATGCTGTCCCAAAGAAGATTGTCGAACCTTCGTAATTATATAAAGGACAATCCCCAACTGAATTAGGATGGTGGCAATCGCAATTCCTTCCACTCCCATCTGGGGAAATGGACCACAGCCAAACATCAGCAACGGATCAAGGATAATGTTCGCCAAGAAACCACAAATCAGTGCATTACGATAGGTCTTGGTATCACCTTGCGCATTGAGTCCTGCATTTGCGGTTAAATTGATGATGAAAGTGGCGCACCCATAAATAAGCCAGTCGATGTAACTGAGGGCCATCTCCAAATATGACTCCTCTGCGCCCATATGACGGTATAGCATGGGAGTGAAAGTTTGACCGAGGAGCATCACCAATCCGGAGGCAACCAATGCTAGTAGTAACGCTTGAGCGATCAATCGAACAGCACGCTCATGTTGCTGGGCTCCCAATGCATTTGACACCAGTGCGTTTGTCCCTTGTCCAAGACCAATCCCCATAGACAATAAGCCCAGAAAAGGAATCATCGACAATGAGAGGGCAGCAATCGCCTGGGCAGAAAGTTGACCAGCCCAAAAGGTATCTACCACGTTGAACATGGTGTTAAAAAACCAGCCTACACTTGCGGGGAATGCTATTCGACGGACGAGAATAGGGATTGGGTCTTTGGCGAGATTCATCCAGGTTTATTCAGAAAAATGAGGATTTGATTGAATATATATTAAATTATCTAAAGACAAACTTCCTCAAATTTCCTTTAGGGATTATTTCTTTGGACCCTCCTAATGTGTGGTTAGATTTTCAGATGGTATTCTTGGAAATTCAATTTCAAAATTTGTAATTTGGGTCATTGACCTCGGATAACGTTACGGATCTCCTCATCAGGCAATTCCCGACCTAAATAGGCCTCAATAACAGCATGATCATTCTTGATCATCTCTGGAGGTCCTTCCGCAATCTTCTGACCATGATCCAAAACGGAGATGGTTTCACAGGTACTCATGACCACCTTCAAAATGTGCTCTACTACTACTACCGTCAACTTGTAGCGCTCTTTCAATGCGAGAATCGTCTCCATCAATTTATCAACATTCACGGGGGACAATCCTGCACCTGGTTCATCGAGCAGGAGCAGCTCCGGCTTCATCGCAATTGCTCTTCCCAACGCCAAAAGTCTTCGCTGTCCACCTGAAAGCTCTCCTGCTGGAATATCGGCAAAATTCGCGAGCCCAATAAATTCGAGGAGATCCAACATCTCTTCTTTCATTTTCTGGTCTGCATGTCGAACCCGAGAGGTGCCGAGTAAGGATTCAACAATTCCATAGCTAGTTTTGCAATGATTTCCGACCATCACATTTTCAAGTACGGTCATCTCTGAAAACAATCTCAGTAGCTGAAAGGTTCTCGCCATACCCAGTGCAGCGATGCCATGAGCTTGTAGATTGGTAATGTCATTACCATCGAACTCAATGTAACTGCCCGGATCTGGTTGATAGACCCCTGTTACTAAGTTGAAGAAAGTCGATTTACCAGAGCCGTTGGGGCCTATCAAACCATGGACTGTCCCCGGCTGAACTTTTAGATCAACTCCTGAGACTGCTTTTAGCCCACCAAAGCTCTTACTAAGTCCTCTAGTTTCAAGAAGTGCCAAGGTTCTGTTCCTCGTGTTTTTCGATGAATTTCCTTTTGACGATTGCTTGCTCAATCACTCCACCAATTCCTCGGGGCATAAAGACAACCAAAAACACCATCGTAACGCCGAAGATCAACGGTTGATAGAAGTAATAATCCTTTGTTTGATCATAGATGACGGTCACGACGATCGCTCCAACCACACCACCCCAAATATTTCCGATCCCACCAAGGACAACCATCAACAACAAGGTCACCATTTCAATAACTGTGAAATTGTTGTGGT
This region includes:
- a CDS encoding MATE family efflux transporter; this encodes MNLAKDPIPILVRRIAFPASVGWFFNTMFNVVDTFWAGQLSAQAIAALSLSMIPFLGLLSMGIGLGQGTNALVSNALGAQQHERAVRLIAQALLLALVASGLVMLLGQTFTPMLYRHMGAEESYLEMALSYIDWLIYGCATFIINLTANAGLNAQGDTKTYRNALICGFLANIILDPLLMFGCGPFPQMGVEGIAIATILIQLGIVLYIITKVRQSSLGQHLRFEYFKPQHDLLRDLIRQGLPSTISMMLIALNFFVILFFVSDYGKSAVAAFGVSTRIVQVMLLPTIGLNVAALSLTGFNFGAGDLGRVKEVWRTCMRIALLMMCIGAVVLFVVPRLWLGLFTESSEILDVGESLLRVEAVLLPAYTTLFLGVAVLQGLKKPMFGMILGGYRLIIAPLILFWFFSEVLGFGLNGIWVGIFLTTLSGAVITWIFVKYTFLKITPQSL
- a CDS encoding ABC transporter ATP-binding protein, which codes for MALLETRGLSKSFGGLKAVSGVDLKVQPGTVHGLIGPNGSGKSTFFNLVTGVYQPDPGSYIEFDGNDITNLQAHGIAALGMARTFQLLRLFSEMTVLENVMVGNHCKTSYGIVESLLGTSRVRHADQKMKEEMLDLLEFIGLANFADIPAGELSGGQRRLLALGRAIAMKPELLLLDEPGAGLSPVNVDKLMETILALKERYKLTVVVVEHILKVVMSTCETISVLDHGQKIAEGPPEMIKNDHAVIEAYLGRELPDEEIRNVIRGQ